TGGTGCTTCTAGTGGGTCACCTAGTGGCTCCAGTGGTGCCAGCTAACCTACTGACCAGTTATCTGCCCGCCTCCATGCAGGCCTTGGCATACTATATAGACTTGCTGCAGTACGAGCCACTATCCAGCACAACAGTGGAGCCTCCTTTCAGTGCGGATGATGAAGGAGTGAAATCAACCACCGCCAATCCGCGACCATCCACACCGTTGCCCACGAGAATGAAAACCTCTACAACAAGGCGACCGATTGGAGCAGGTGTGTCTGGATCTGGTGGCATGGGCTGGTGGCAACCGCCAAGTTGGTGGGAGACCCCGCATAGAACTTCCACTACCGAGAGACCCACATCCCCACCCACTTTGCCGCACCGTCCGGCAATTTTCGCACCAGCCACCCCGCCGGAAAAGTCACTTGAGGGCAACGATCTATTTGCAGAAATCGGAGATGATGAGGACTTTGATGACCTGCCTTTGTCTTTGATCCGTGATATTCAAAACGAGCGCTACGACTTTACCAACGATGTGGAGTCGCTGGATAACTTTTTGCGCCTCTACGACGATAATTACGGAAGGGCAGCTTTTGGTTCTGAGTCCGCGATGGATCGATGGAGTACCGCCTCGATAGCTGGCAAAAAGAGGGTTCCCCCCACAAAGCCCTACGTGGATTTCCTGCTGGTTTACGATCTGCTAAAGCGCGATGCCAAGGCGGCGAGTCTGAGCAAGTATGAGGGATATTCCGAGGATCTGCTGGTGGAGCTGCACGCGTTGTCCCAGGTTTCTGCCGCCAGACAATTGCATACTCTCTTTAAAAGGATGCTGGACCGAGGCGATATCCAGCGCAGTGACGTGGTGGCCCGCGTCCAGGGAATCGCCAAAGATCTGGGGAATCCCAAAAGCGCCACTTCCAAGGCATTGACTTTTATTCCCAGCATGCAGTTTTTACCTTAAGCTCCTAGGATAAGTCACAATAAAGTCGACCTTACAATTGTGTGTGCTCTTTGATAAActtgaatttttgttttaggaAATAGTTAACTTAAATCATATTGACCCAAGCAttgataaaataatttttattatttatttgtgcctatttttttaaaaacttagACAGTGTACAACAATTTGTTATATCGCATTCTTGTTCTATCATTGGAAATTAGTAGCATCGCAATCTTGTTCTATTATTGGAGATTAGTAGAACAGTGAAGATTTTAATACAAATCAAAGCAATTATTTATTACCCGACTTGTTCTTTTTACTATATTTTGTAGCTGGTAAAACTGCCGTAGCACTAATAATattggaattcaattaaatctaTGACTCGCAGGTTGAAATTAGGTTTGATTTGCACTGGTGTACCATACCACACTACTCATTAATATTCGTGTTACTAGTATTTCTTCTTTGGTCTTCAAAAAGATTAATTTAGATCGGACAGCTatttatactcgttactcatACTACTGGTACTTCGATGAAGTCTCTAACAGGTAAAAGGAATCGTTTCCGCCCCtatgaagtatatatgtacatacatatataaagtaaatatgtacatacatatataaagtatatatgtatgtatgtacatatatattattaataaggaacatttggccatatttttgatttttaaacaatttcgtATTTGTTTACCCAATTTTTATCGATATACTAAAACAATGTTAAAATTACTCGTTCGCACTCCCacaagctgagtaacaggtatctgatagtcgaggaactctTGGTTTGTGATTACACTTTGTATTTGGAACCGATTCTAAATCAGTTTGTAGAGCATTTACGACCGGAAGTGCCACCGAAAGTATTCTTTTAGGACAAAGCGAACAGGACATTGGACACAGCACCTTGAGCACCGAGTCAGCCAAACAACTTAAGTGACACATTGACATAGTTCACGCCAAAGTGGGTGTGTGCATCGGTGCTAATGTGCCTAAAAGTCTATAACAGGTCCGCCGGCTGCAAATTGTTGCTAAATCAGCTGCGATTCTAACGTGCGACGTCATCGGCGCTCTCTCACAAGCCGCTCTCTTCCGCAGCACTTGCCAccgtactcgtactcgtactctTCTTGAACATGCCCCtcttgttgctattgctgctgcaCTGGGATGTTTTTTCCACCGctctttgattttatttttttttttggcgctctctctctttgaaatttattcatttacaTACTGAAGTGGTGTATACACTTCTACAGGCGGTTTATAGCAGATAGGCGAAACATATTTGCATGGTATgttacaaaatttatttgtatgtgtttTTCAACTATACtgaaaaagtttgttttaaatattttttttttaactttattaatAGAAGAAACAAATGTGgttcaaagaaattttttttctagatgttggcaaataaattaatataaatggGGCCGCTAACATTTGGCAGCGATTTTACCCTAAGAAAGGGTATTAAGAGAGAGCACTCTTTCGTTCGGTGGGTTGCTGTTTGCCAACGctctttcatttcattttgtttttgtactcGGTGCGCGAAGCAAGTGTAAGCGGATCTGGTTGGGCCTGCTTCTTCTCCAGAGTAGCGCCTGTAATCTCATCTAATTCGGCTTTTTTTTTCGCGACTTACGCCACATAGAGTTACAAGCTATTGAAGAATTAATTGCCCTGATGAAACTGAAAGCAAAGCAATAATAGCAAggaattttaaacaaaatccaTGGAGACAGTTAAAATCTTGTGCTGAAAGTGCTGTTGTGGAAAAGTTATCGATTCGTGTGAAAGTTGCAGGCTGCAGATTGGCGAgggaaaagccaaagaaagTTTTCTGGTAATGTGACGACACAGCAAACCACAACAATGGAAAACTTAAACTTTGCACGCACGCC
This genomic stretch from Drosophila yakuba strain Tai18E2 chromosome 3R, Prin_Dyak_Tai18E2_2.1, whole genome shotgun sequence harbors:
- the LOC6535972 gene encoding uncharacterized protein LOC6535972, coding for MRSGLTLRPMLVVLLVGHLVAPVVPANLLTSYLPASMQALAYYIDLLQYEPLSSTTVEPPFSADDEGVKSTTANPRPSTPLPTRMKTSTTRRPIGAGVSGSGGMGWWQPPSWWETPHRTSTTERPTSPPTLPHRPAIFAPATPPEKSLEGNDLFAEIGDDEDFDDLPLSLIRDIQNERYDFTNDVESLDNFLRLYDDNYGRAAFGSESAMDRWSTASIAGKKRVPPTKPYVDFLLVYDLLKRDAKAASLSKYEGYSEDLLVELHALSQVSAARQLHTLFKRMLDRGDIQRSDVVARVQGIAKDLGNPKSATSKALTFIPSMQFLP